The Chitinimonas arctica region CCAGCCCGTCGCTCGGAATGGCAAGGGCTTGCGCACGGCCTGGATCAACAGCGTTTGTGCGGAATCGAGGTTGCGCAGGCTATAGGTCTTACCCGTCCCGGATTCGCCCAGGACGATGGTGGCAATACTCATGGGCTTTCCTTATCGAATGTCGAGACGGGAGCCACGCACCAGGCGGGCGCCGGAGACTTCTTCGCCGGCATTGAGGGCCGCGGCGATGAGCTTCTTATCGGGCTGGGCCGGTGGGGGATCGGGTTGGCGCATAAACTTCGCCGGGATCTGGCTGGCGGTGTCGATCACCACGCTCTGTGGGTTGTCTCGAATGGCCATCTTGAAGTACGGGCTTTCGATCACCTTGATCTGCGTGGCCTGCATTGCGCCCTTGAGATAGTCGCGCAGGTTTTCAGCCCGGCTTTCCATCGCGCGGCGGCGCTCCGCCATTTGCTTCTCGGCACCCTTGATGGCTTCGACATTGGCTTCGAGGTTGCGGATGAACATGGCGACATTGGTCGCTTTATGCTCCAGGGCGCCGGCCAATCCTTCGAGGGTGTCAGCGACCATGTCTTGCGGTAGGTCTAAATCGGCCAGCTTTTCGGCGGTCAGACGGTATTCCTTGGCGAGTACGTATAAAGCGGTCATGCATCTCCTTTTAGAAAGTCACGGTTCAAGCCAGCCGACCAGGGCGGATAGGCCGACCCAGCTGACCAGCCATAGACAGGCCCAGGCAGCGATTTGCCAGGCTTGCGGTGTGGGCTCGACAGGGGAGGTTTCCAGCGCTGGCCGGCTGGTAGAGGGTGGGATCATTGAGGGGCTTTCTGGCGGGCTAGGTAGCCCGCGATGATGTCGGCGCTGCCGCAGTGGGCACAGTCGAGAAAACCGCACCCCTGGGCATCGCCTGTGTTGTGACAAACCGTGCAACAGTGGTACCAACATAGTTCAGCCCGGACATTCATGCAGCCATTCGCCAGCAGTCGCTGTCCTCGCGCTGGCCCAGCACCTGTTCGATTTCGAGGATCTGTTCCTCGTTCAGCAGCGGCAGGATGTTGACGTCGCCCGCCATGGCACGCGTAGTGATGTATTCCTCAGCGCAGCCGGGATAAAAGGCACTGCGTG contains the following coding sequences:
- a CDS encoding siphovirus Gp157 family protein produces the protein MTALYVLAKEYRLTAEKLADLDLPQDMVADTLEGLAGALEHKATNVAMFIRNLEANVEAIKGAEKQMAERRRAMESRAENLRDYLKGAMQATQIKVIESPYFKMAIRDNPQSVVIDTASQIPAKFMRQPDPPPAQPDKKLIAAALNAGEEVSGARLVRGSRLDIR